The genomic stretch AAGTCGTCATACAGGTGTTGCGCACCTTGTCagcagatcagcctgattttcaagaGGGGCGATCTTCATGGTGCCGTctaccattttcatggtactAATGTCCTACATAAGTGGTatgttggcaggaaagatggttCAAGAAGACGTGGTACCGTTGCCTGTAGGTGATTTGTTCTCTTAATATGGTACTTGTTTTTTTCATGGattaattattaatttattttaatcaaaATATTTCCCTAAATTAGCGAGGTAAGAGCCATTATATAAAAAGTTCAGCCATGAAAGTATGCTCCATCTCATGCATGAACATCCGTAGGGCGATATTGTTACTGCTTGCTGTTATATTAACATGGTTGGATTTCCTCACAGAAGAAGTTGGGAACATTTGGACTATCTCTactattttgtgattttgatgaaATCCATTGTTTCTTCAATTGGTGCAGAAATTACTTGTCCCATTTGAAATGCGAGGCTATCAGGGTGTCTATAACTTGGAAAAAAAGGTACTGACACAAGCTCCAGCTGATATTCAGCAAACCCACATAGTATTTTAAGCAAACTGACCATGCAAGAAATGTGAAGCCTTAACTTGAGAGTAGGATTCAGAATCCTACTCTCCCTACATCTGCCACTGCCCCACTTGTGCAAAATCCAGGCTGTTCATGGCCAAAACATCAGGCTGGTATGGTCATCAAGTGGGCACACATGCAGATAAAACAGACTGACTAGCAATCCACATAAGATATgcccatggcccacctgatgaccagTTTGGCCTGATTTTGGAGCCACGGCATGTGCACAGTGGGTCTCACtggatgaatggctcagatgttGCACACATGGGTCACGTTGGCATGTGTGGTGGGGATAGTAGGGTAGGAAATTCTACCCTTGCAAGTAGGCTCTTTATTTAGGTAGCTACTGTTATTGGTAAGGTTATTTTGACTGTTATTTTCCTTCTCCTGTCGAAATTCTGACAGATCTACGAGGCAGCAGTAAGAGGTCTTTGTCCAATTGAAGGCCCACTACCTGTAAAGTTCCCACTTCCAGATCCTTCGGACCCTTTTTCCTTGAAGCCAGGATCACTTGCATTGCGCTTCAATGGCTCTAATGCATCTGAAGTGGAAAAACCACCAAGTCTCAATGCGGCCATAGCTGGTGCCCGAGCTGCAGCTACGCAATTCTCAAAGAAGGAGCCAAGCAAAAACCCCACAAGATATGATGCTAATTTTATCCGGAGTAGAGATACGCGCAACTCTACGGAAACAAGTCGATGGAAGGACAACGGAGCTGTGGAAGAGGATAAAGGGCCTTCTGGCCAATCGAATGGTGGATATCACAGATGGGAGAGGGCCCACCAGAATGCGGAAGAAAATAGttgcatggatcatgacagaaatAGCAGCAGGCGCTATCAAGGCGATGGTAGAAATTTTAATCAACAACTGGGGGCTTCTTCTAAGGTTTGTAACAcacagactctctctctctctcttcaacagTGGCAGTTGTTTGTTGGAATATGATGTCTGTGTTAGAGTTCCATATGTCAACACAAACACATATCATTAGATAGCTATCTTGGAACCCAATATGTGCATAGACAGACCACTACCATCTGGTTGTAATTTTCATTTCCCAATTTTCTTTTCAAGGGAAAAATTCTTGTATAAAAGGGTTGTAGGTGATTAGTTCTTCATATATAATGGTAATATAAGTGTATTTATGTCAGGGTTTTGCTATTCGTACCTGCACTTGCAGGCATGAGCGGCCGGCATGGAACACGTGCAtaagatctaagccattcatcagacAGGCCACTTGTCTCCTGGTACAAAAATCCATTCCATGCGGGAGCCAAGTGTGTATTGAATACGGACTCTGGACCAGTTCTTtttgtaaccatccatttttcatacacgtgtgacccacctagtgAGTGAATTACCCCAATCTCGGGCTAGATGAGGCCTGTCTGATAAATGGCTTGGGTGTTGCACAATTATGTCATATGTCATGAAATACAAAATAGGTGTCTAATAAATGGCTTGTTTGTTGCACAAATAGGAGTGCTACTCAGGCCGTTTGGGTCAGGTTGAAGGCCAATCCGATCCCAgcccaacctcaagaggatccaacccATAACCCGACCCGACCTATATTCAAACCTGAGGttcccaacccaaacccaatccaaCGTCCTCtatacccgacccaacccgacccaaatacatgtgattattcccaacctgacctaacctgGCCTGCATTTGCTCAACCGGAACCTGACCCGAATTTAAATTGGGTTGGCGTTTTCCTACCCAAACACAACCTGAGGACCTCGACGACCTGATGGGTTGTGTCAACCCAAAAACCCGAACCCAAGTTGTAGCCTTACAAGTGTTTCATGTCTGATAACATACAAAATTGTTAAAAGTTGAATTTGTCATTTATTTGCTTCACAGCAAACATAAACTACTATTCATatgctcttttaaaaaaaatcaaaatgctaACTGTTTTCTGATTTCAATCTCCTGGCGAGTTCGAAACTGCATTGTAATGGATTTGTTGAAACTTCAGATTTTTGCAGCAGCAATGAAAGGATTGAAGCCAGCAGGAGCCAACAGAGCTTGATCTTGGTTGTTTGCCCGGAGGCGGCCCTGGACATTATTCTTGTGGAATGTAGTGGAACAAATTCGGATtgtagaaaaaaagaagaaatattgTGAAAACTCATGgattgtgcccccttcaacttcTGATTTGCGGATTCACAAAAACATCCCCAGCCATTGGATCTGCTGCACCGAGTTGGAGGGGTGGTTTCATTGACAGTACCAGATTTGTATATtgcctttcttcctttcttttcatcATCATAATTATCATAATCAtaatcatcattattatttttgtatttttgtgtttgattgatttcttCTGAAACTCAAACAGTAGAACTGTGTGTATTAACTTCATTCGGTTAGATTATGTAAAATAATAGACAGAAATCGTATGGTAGAGAAGCATAGGTTATCGTTTCATCGCTTGATAATAAAATCAGCCTCTTTTGTACGACTTGCCTTAACAAAACTATGAGTGAAGAGTCTGTATGGAACTTTGTATGCGGAGTACTACCACGGCAGTTCTAAAATTCTGCGATCCGGCCTCaaacttggctgagtcaactcggctcaACATGGTCTTGGAAACTTAATTGTGACTGTGACTCGCTCTTCAACAGACCTTGATAATAAAATCGTCCTCTTTTCCAGAACTTGATTGTGACTCGCCCTTCAGCCTGTATGGTGCTTCGTGTGCAGAGTACCACGGCAtggttctaaaactcagtgactcACTCGAAATTTGGGTGAGTCAACTCAGGTCAACAGGGTTTTGGAAACTTAGGGCCCctttggataccactaaataagttactttttaacttatgttaagtaattaagtaaaagtaacttatgtgccAAAAGCTAAGAGAACAAAAATGTTAAAGGGTTTTAATTTGCAGACTTTTCTATGTCACGGTGCATGTCAAAGGAGGATCTGTGCCaccgtccatatcaaaggaggcccggGCGTGGTGgactgtccacattgaaggtggggctcacacggtggatggtccacataaaaggtgggccccatataatggatgatgccgtattaatgtgggcccaaatatggatggtccacatcaaaggtcggcctgtAATGATAAAAAGCAAACATCCAAAGCAGGTggtatgatggatggtccactatAAAGGTGGGgcgtacatgatggatggtccacatcaaagttgggctcCATGTTATGGGCATTGGACATTGAAgctgggcctcacatgatggatgtcccatattgaggtggccctgcatgatggatgacggTCCACAAAAAGGTTAGCCCCTAATGATAAAtgccccacatccaaggtgagccctggATGATGTGTAAcctatattgaaggtggggctcgcacgatggattgtccacatcaaaggtgggctccacatgatgggcaagtAATAATTGTGGGCCCAAATGATGGACGTtccatatcaagatgggcccacatgatggatggtctacattagAGGTTGGCTCTAATGAtggtggcccatatccaaggcgggCCTGCAtgttggatgatccacatcaaggtgtgggccccacatgatgggcggtccacatcaaaggtagatCCTAGTGATTTGTGGCCCATATCTAAGgcgggccctgcatgatggacgacccacatcagaggtagggcccacatgatggatgatccacattaaaggtgggctccacacgatAGGTGGtgaatattgaaggtgggccccacattatggacaataactttgatggtgggccccacttgatggatgactaacatcaaaggtgggccccacataatgaataatgcacattaaaggtcgggcTATAATAATGAATGGcacacattcaatgtgggccccgtatgatggatggtccacatcaaaggtggggcccatataatgaatggttcacatcaaaggttggccccatgtgatggatggtggatgtgacaAGGACCAAACAAACTCAAAAGATAATtgcttatgatgttggaaaccaaacatacttttctactttttaatTGATAAATATGTTTGTCGCCAAACATACTTATTCACCAAATAAGtacaaaccaagataagctatgATTCAATAGTTTATCTATGCAACAATAGCTTATCTAAGCTAccgaataagtagcttatctaaagtaacttattaTCCAAGCTCCTCCTTAATTGCGATTGGGACTTGCCCTTCAATAGATTTGCCAAGTTGACTTACTGATTCACTGCGGTGCATActgcaggttttttttttaattttttgccaTATTAGGCTGttctaaaacttgggtgggccacattatgtgatttttaaaggttttaggtatgattttacaTGTGTGGTGTACCTATATTTTGAATATGCTTGATTTTTGGTCCACGGGGGATCATATGGTGGGCATATATGGTGTAATGGATATGctaccatggggcccacacattGTGTTGTAGATTGggctcatttgggagcttgtaaatggaagtaaatgggaaatggatttggaggtaaatgaatcGACAGTAAATAGCTTATAtagttgtgtttggatgatgGTAAATGAAATACATTTCACATCAAAATAttatgtttggatgggagtaaatgggagggATTATAAcgcatttgaatttttcaatatattcataggaatatatgtgatatcccaaattaGATGTAATATCCTAATTTTgtatacatatgaaatatttaatagaatgattgtaataaacttattgaaatatatacttcaacaaaaaatgagaaaatttcgagccttgggtgggtcacaaatgtaaggatcacagACAAGCAACTTGCCAttattttttaaccatctatttagaTGGTCATcctttggacggttggatgattCTTTTGGTGTGATTACAGTGATGTAGCTAAtatttagattattttggagtATCATTAGCCTGACACCTGTACCATGGACATGTGTATAGTAACAGCTTTATTTACAAGTGAGCTCAAAAAGACATTTTATCCCCTTTACTTTCAAATCCTCTTTTGTAAAAatgatttcatttacatgccTTTTGAttcccatttcatttcatttcatttcatttcacttgCCTACATTTACTTTAATCCAAACATACCTGAAGTACCATTTACCTCAATTTACTCATAATTCTTCCCATTTATttccatttacttccatccaagcATTTGCAGCTGAGAAAGCGAGGCCAAAATATGCTGGTTCCTCTGCAGCCTACGTGGAAACGCTTTGCTTGTGCAGCTCACCGtttccatcatgtgtgccccttAATTTTCTTGTTGGATATATAACTAATGTTCtcgttggatccaaaactcaggtgggccataccacgccTGAGTTTTAAAATCTCGACTTCAATCTCCATTTATCGATGGGGGTCACGTCTTTTGAATGGATTCGATCGATAGAAGATAAAAAAAACACCGGTCTCTATGCACAATCTGGAAGGTCTTAATGCTGGGCGTCTTCAGCTAACTATTCTCTATGGCGTGACCCACCTATGTTTTGGATAAGGTTAATTCACCttctggacggattggatgtgcaCTTTAcactatgatgggccccacacgcaAAGTATTGGAGAATCAGCTTATTTAGATTTTGGCCCAAAGAAGGGTCTGGGTCCACTACCCTACCTGTAGTTTACATGATgcatggcaatccagaccgtccaagtcaTTGGTCCACTATGGATAAACTCAAACGTGGCCTGGACATCACCGGGTCTAATTGTTACAATTAAATAGCTGATCCAAACCATGATGAATTAAAATATACAGGCACAGAGCATTGTTGTATCATGCACCGCTTAAAAGGAATCTACAACTCAGCCTGCCTTCTACAAAACAAGTGAATGGGTCAAGAAAAAatcaaggtttttttttcttaCCTGTCGTTTTATTTcaaacaatgtggcccaccaatgcagATGCTTTACCGAAAAAATAATTTCAACTcacaaattaggtgggccacagtataCAAAACAAGTGAATGGTGAAGAAAAAATTAGGCAATTCATCCATTTTCGGTGACTCCTGTGAATTAATAAGATGGTATACACAAACGCGTTGGACCAGTTTGTTTTTTGAGATAGTGGGTGAACTTGAAGGTGCGGACCTAATGGAAGGTGTAGATGTGCGCCCTACAACATTGTGGATTCCTGCCAAGATGACGGCAAATGGCTAATAAAACAAAGGCAAAAGGTCTTGCCTTGGCATATATATTGAGAATCATTGTCAAGTCCTGACTAATTATTTCAAGTTTCAGTCGTAAATTAGCATACCTAGGGCTATTTGGGAAGTCTTATCTAATATAATAAGAGTTagagaattaggatttttttttattttaaattttttattatagccCTTGGCTGATAATAAACGTGTTTGATAAAATCACATTTTAAGTACCAGTAAATATTCTCTTCTGAAAAAagcatatttgaaaaaatattcaaaataagagtgtttttaattttttttttaaaatttttatttaaggcTGGTAgttatcatttttaaaaattgcaACAATTCCATTATGATCATTATAGATTGTTGGTTTTTCTAATTATTGATTGGGTGGCTAAAATCATCCAATCAAGaggaatgggcaaccaaaggTGGTACCCAACTTCAAtgtaggttgtccatcatgtagggtccacttTTGGTATCCATCATCTATTTACCCAccgttgatatggaccatccattgtgtggcccCACCTTTGACATCTGCCACCTATCATGTGAAACCCACCattgatatgggccatccatcatgtggggcccacttttgatgtccattGTCCATCACGTGAAGTTCACCTTTTAATGTGGACGATAgatcatgttgggccactttggatatgggccgtccatcatgcaagacATTGGGTGTGGACCGTTTAttaggtggggtctacttgatggagattgtccatcatatggggctacACTTTGATGTGTAatgtccatcacgtggggccccctttgatgtggaccatccattatgtgaaccctacttgatgtggaccatttatctTATAGGACCCAACTTCAATattggtcattcatcatgtgggcccatgctcaatgtccaccatctatcatgtgggtcccacttttaatgtagacctctatcatgtgaggccccacttttaatatgggttgttcatcatgtgggttcACCTTTGATGTGATGGGAGAGATCCTAAAGAGAAGAGAAGGCAATATGATAGTTTATTAAAAAGTTTTAGGGATAAACTAGTCCAAAAAAAGCCTTAAAAGGCTCACCACCTCAACAAAATAAGCTCTTAGAAAGAGTAACTTCTTTGCTTCTAAAGAATCGAGAGGTAAAATTAGATAATTACCAAGTAATCTATTTCAATtaaatactaaaaaaaaaaaaacaaacaaataaactCTTATTTGTCGATATGCCAAATGACCCCCTTAATTATTAAGCAAGTTTTGATTAAGTCAAATTATAAAGCGATTAGTTAGTGAAGCAGGGAAGGGCGTGAGGAGaaagatcaccgtcttcctcaagtagGCAAACCTTGAATTTGTAAGGTTATTCTTAAATCTACAAGATAAAAAGAAACATGTGAATATTTGAATAATATTTAATGCGTATGATTTCTTGATTACACCActaatgaagaaaaaaataaaaccctaattcaaaattaccaaaaatagaaaaattctaacttttgaaagttttccaaaatagtaaaactcatTTAAAGCCTAATTCACAAAAATTAGAAAGTCTAGGATAAACATTATTGGAGAACTCCTATCTAACATGAttaaagtaatttctaaaaaaacaaaaatcctaaaactttaaaATTAAGGAGATAtgacaaaaatcaaaattactaaaaataataaattattttgaaaatttcagtTTTGAATATGAAACATGCGTTTTTTCGCGAAATAGATAGACTTGACCCACTGTTTGGGTCGATTGACCTCGGATGCTTTGCTAAAGCAAGATTGATGGGTCATGCATCCCATAGCGATACTCAGATTAAAAGTTATGGCTGATTTATGGTTTATACTTCAAATAACAATTTCTCCTTGTCCagaatgaatttctttgaatcgTATGCACTCAGGACCTAGTTATGTCATACCCTACATAGGACTAGGCTTGGATATGACGGACTACTTCTGCTTTTTTGGCCTTCTTTTGGTTAAGCTATGCTGGGAATGTATCTATGCCAAGTCCTACATTAGTCTCCCTCACTTggaaagaactcgtcctcaagttaTTCAATAAACTTGGCTCATGATACTCACACATGTCTGTCATATTGAAAGTCCAAGAGATCTCAATGACATcgggaagatcaacaacataggtGTCATAATTGATTTTCCTGATGATCGGAACATCGCTGATATTCTTATTTCTCAACTTGTTATACATTATGGTCGTAAATCTTTCTTCGCACAAGTGAACTAACACGTTATCACCTACTTCAAATACCTTTTGGGGCTGATGTTTATTAGCATCTTCTTTATACTTGACATTGAACTCCTGTAACTT from Magnolia sinica isolate HGM2019 chromosome 17, MsV1, whole genome shotgun sequence encodes the following:
- the LOC131231034 gene encoding uncharacterized protein LOC131231034; translated protein: MSGRMRGGNLTNPCLTMHQPWASLLVYGIKRIEGRSWPAPIRGRLWIHAAGKVPDQDTIKAMEDFYREIYAVNGVTDLKFPEHYPVSRLLGCVEVVGCVKREELVCWEDVPEGVRLEGQTDFCWLCEQPQKLLVPFEMRGYQGVYNLEKKIYEAAVRGLCPIEGPLPVKFPLPDPSDPFSLKPGSLALRFNGSNASEVEKPPSLNAAIAGARAAATQFSKKEPSKNPTRYDANFIRSRDTRNSTETSRWKDNGAVEEDKGPSGQSNGGYHRWERAHQNAEENSCMDHDRNSSRRYQGDGRNFNQQLGASSKIFAAAMKGLKPAGANRA